From Planococcus halocryophilus, the proteins below share one genomic window:
- a CDS encoding GNAT family N-acetyltransferase → MNMKIEKKYIPLANYFSATTNPTITLQFTEIEKIMGQSLPNVAYLSYSWWKKTKAPAKHYLAWTAAGYAVKHVEPKRYVVFVRIEPTNDKDNTKTNENILLIRPAGHGDANSLSNMQKKIEGESDFFLYGHGERLLSTQKTRKQIIEWNQSGHSLILLAILNGQHVGYLMIEGYKAHRASHRASLRIGVQNNSQHKGIGSLLLKKAEAWAAAQSISRLEVSVLETNSPALTFLQKNGYESEGIRRKALMIQHNAYDEVYLAKISIN, encoded by the coding sequence ATGAACATGAAAATTGAAAAGAAATATATCCCGTTAGCAAATTATTTCTCAGCAACGACAAATCCAACCATTACTTTACAATTTACAGAAATCGAAAAAATCATGGGCCAAAGCCTTCCGAATGTTGCTTATTTGAGTTACAGTTGGTGGAAAAAAACCAAAGCACCAGCCAAGCATTACCTAGCTTGGACAGCTGCAGGATACGCCGTTAAGCATGTTGAACCTAAACGCTACGTTGTCTTCGTTCGAATAGAACCGACGAACGATAAAGACAATACTAAAACTAATGAAAACATCTTATTAATTCGTCCTGCAGGACATGGTGATGCAAATTCCCTTTCAAACATGCAGAAAAAAATTGAAGGCGAATCAGATTTCTTTCTATACGGACATGGAGAACGATTATTGTCTACACAAAAAACAAGAAAACAAATCATTGAATGGAATCAAAGTGGGCATTCGCTCATCCTTTTGGCAATTTTAAATGGGCAGCACGTCGGTTACTTAATGATTGAAGGATATAAAGCTCATCGAGCCAGCCATCGTGCTAGTTTGCGAATAGGCGTTCAAAATAATTCTCAACACAAAGGAATCGGATCTTTACTTCTGAAAAAAGCAGAGGCTTGGGCAGCGGCACAAAGCATAAGTCGTCTAGAAGTTTCTGTGTTGGAAACAAATTCACCCGCCTTAACTTTTTTACAAAAGAATGGCTATGAATCTGAAGGCATTCGCCGAAAAGCCTTAATGATTCAACACAACGCTTATGATGAAGTTTACCTTGCTAAAATTTCAATCAACTAA
- a CDS encoding endonuclease, whose product MDKSLWGKSAKALLSVGMAAMLWVPSSQTTVQAAALASDLFISEYIEGSSLNKAIEIYNGTGASIDLSPYSVALYANGSTSAQSEMTLSGTVASGDTVVLYHGSADSAIQSKGDLQNNSVINFNGDDVVVLEKGGTPIDSIGQVGSNAEFAKDVTLVRNPDIQAGDSIVNDAFDPSTEWITYPTNTFEYLGSHTMNGNEETPTPTPPAYYETADGLQGVALKSELHEIIDDHQQLSYSQVWDALKITDEDPNNSNNVLLLYTGESRSKSLNGGNVGDWNREHTWAKSHGSFGTAMGAGTDIHHLRPTDVQVNGLRGNLDFNYGGTAVSGCDGCLRTANSWEPPDEVKGDVARMLFYMAVRYESDDAVDLELNDQVNNGSTPYHGKISVLLEWHAQDPVSTWEEQRNEKIEDIQGNRNPFIDHPEWAESIW is encoded by the coding sequence ATGGATAAAAGTTTATGGGGGAAATCAGCAAAGGCGTTATTATCTGTGGGGATGGCTGCAATGCTGTGGGTACCGAGTTCACAAACAACGGTTCAAGCAGCTGCCCTAGCAAGCGATCTGTTTATTTCGGAATACATTGAAGGTAGTAGCTTGAATAAAGCAATCGAAATTTACAACGGAACAGGAGCTTCAATTGACTTGAGCCCTTATTCAGTAGCGTTGTATGCAAACGGCAGCACATCCGCGCAAAGTGAGATGACGCTTTCCGGTACTGTTGCCAGCGGTGATACAGTAGTCCTTTATCATGGCAGCGCAGATTCGGCGATTCAAAGCAAAGGGGATTTACAAAACAACAGCGTGATCAATTTTAATGGTGATGATGTAGTAGTACTAGAAAAAGGCGGAACACCAATTGATTCGATTGGCCAAGTGGGGTCAAACGCTGAATTTGCGAAAGATGTCACACTGGTCCGTAATCCAGATATACAAGCAGGCGACAGCATCGTAAATGATGCATTCGATCCTTCGACTGAATGGATTACGTATCCAACGAATACATTTGAGTACTTAGGAAGCCATACGATGAATGGAAATGAAGAAACTCCAACCCCAACTCCACCTGCTTATTATGAAACTGCAGATGGTTTGCAAGGAGTGGCGTTAAAATCTGAACTTCATGAAATCATCGATGATCATCAACAACTTAGCTATTCACAAGTGTGGGACGCGTTAAAAATAACGGACGAAGACCCAAATAACTCGAACAATGTCCTGTTATTATATACAGGAGAGTCGCGTTCAAAATCGTTGAATGGCGGGAATGTGGGTGACTGGAATCGCGAGCATACGTGGGCGAAGTCTCACGGCAGTTTTGGGACAGCGATGGGAGCAGGGACGGATATCCACCATTTGCGCCCGACTGATGTACAAGTGAATGGGCTACGCGGCAACTTAGACTTTAATTACGGTGGCACTGCAGTGAGCGGTTGCGATGGTTGCTTGCGCACAGCTAATTCATGGGAACCACCGGATGAAGTAAAAGGCGACGTTGCCCGTATGCTTTTTTACATGGCAGTCCGCTATGAGTCAGATGACGCGGTGGACTTGGAACTGAACGACCAGGTGAATAATGGTTCAACGCCTTACCACGGTAAGATTTCTGTTTTGCTGGAGTGGCATGCACAGGATCCTGTCAGCACTTGGGAAGAGCAGCGCAACGAAAAGATCGAAGACATTCAAGGCAACCGAAATCCTTTTATTGACCATCCAGAATGGGCCGAATCGATTTGGTAA
- a CDS encoding YitT family protein — protein MNKWMRLLLIFVSSIVLGFAANMFLLPHEILAGGVTGIAMMFGLVTPLNAGLWMIILNVPILVVGWMKLGKTFIANSLFSVVVTSVSMLYIPVVKITEDALLSSVFGGVISGIAVGIIIRYYSSTGGFDVIGLLLSIKRDIPLGALVFSLNSAVVFVSGFIFSWELAMYTMASIYITGLVVDRVHTRHIKLSLMVVTNQGDAVKKALLDNLDRGITVVDGEGAYSAAKVKVLYSVISRHELAFVRPLIKKVDPQAFVSISETMEVMGNFRKDGNFMKSPVLKTDTVQVNN, from the coding sequence ATGAATAAATGGATGAGATTATTACTTATTTTTGTTTCTTCAATTGTTCTTGGATTTGCAGCTAATATGTTTTTATTGCCACATGAAATACTAGCGGGTGGCGTAACAGGTATTGCGATGATGTTCGGGTTGGTAACACCGCTGAATGCTGGACTTTGGATGATTATCTTGAATGTTCCAATTCTTGTAGTAGGTTGGATGAAGCTCGGCAAGACCTTCATCGCCAACAGTTTGTTTTCTGTAGTGGTCACATCCGTTTCCATGCTTTATATTCCTGTCGTTAAAATCACAGAAGATGCACTGCTTTCTTCAGTCTTCGGTGGCGTCATTTCAGGAATAGCAGTTGGAATCATTATTCGGTATTATAGTTCGACTGGCGGATTTGACGTCATCGGCCTTTTGTTGTCAATCAAACGAGATATTCCACTGGGAGCGCTTGTTTTTAGTTTAAACAGCGCAGTGGTCTTTGTATCTGGTTTTATCTTTTCATGGGAGTTGGCAATGTATACGATGGCTTCCATCTATATCACCGGACTGGTAGTTGACCGTGTTCACACGCGTCATATCAAACTGAGCTTGATGGTTGTGACAAATCAAGGAGATGCCGTCAAAAAAGCATTGCTTGATAACCTAGACAGAGGAATCACAGTAGTAGATGGCGAAGGCGCTTATTCAGCGGCTAAAGTAAAAGTTCTTTATAGTGTTATTAGCCGTCATGAATTGGCATTTGTACGACCATTGATCAAAAAAGTTGATCCGCAAGCATTCGTTAGCATTAGCGAAACGATGGAAGTCATGGGGAATTTCAGAAAAGACGGGAACTTCATGAAAAGTCCGGTTTTAAAAACCGATACTGTGCAAGTAAATAACTAA
- a CDS encoding class I SAM-dependent methyltransferase — protein sequence MDKCEYKKFYETVGNLNGWDFSKLQVLSDEPKWDFYDEVKRRAQTTDILLDIGTGGGEKILTIAPSLEFTVGIDLSHAMIQVAKENLKKSNLPNVRFLHMSSDKIEFPANFFDVVSSRHAPFNAKEVARVLKTDGLFLTQQVSEADKLNIKTAFKRGQSFSEKDGVSKERYVWELKKAGFSNVQSFENNVSEYYQRTEDLIFLLQHTPIIPNFGMEPEDYSRLTAFIESNRTEKGICTNSKRFLIIAKK from the coding sequence ATGGATAAATGCGAGTACAAGAAATTCTATGAGACAGTTGGGAATTTAAACGGTTGGGACTTTAGCAAATTACAAGTTCTAAGTGACGAACCAAAATGGGACTTTTATGATGAAGTAAAAAGAAGGGCTCAAACAACTGATATCCTTTTAGATATTGGTACAGGTGGTGGAGAAAAAATTCTAACCATTGCGCCATCGTTGGAATTTACAGTTGGAATTGATTTATCGCATGCGATGATTCAAGTAGCAAAAGAAAATCTAAAAAAATCTAACTTACCGAACGTGCGGTTTTTGCATATGTCTTCAGACAAAATCGAATTTCCTGCTAACTTTTTTGATGTTGTATCAAGTCGCCATGCACCATTTAATGCAAAGGAAGTTGCACGCGTTTTAAAGACAGACGGGTTGTTTTTAACTCAACAAGTTAGTGAAGCTGACAAATTGAATATCAAAACTGCTTTCAAACGAGGGCAATCCTTTAGTGAAAAGGATGGTGTTTCAAAAGAAAGGTATGTATGGGAATTAAAAAAAGCGGGGTTTTCCAACGTACAATCTTTTGAAAATAACGTCAGTGAATATTATCAAAGAACTGAAGATTTGATTTTTCTCTTGCAGCATACGCCGATTATTCCGAATTTCGGTATGGAGCCAGAGGACTACTCTCGTTTAACTGCTTTTATCGAAAGCAATCGAACAGAAAAAGGAATCTGCACAAACTCGAAGCGATTTTTAATTATAGCCAAAAAATAG
- a CDS encoding DUF2243 domain-containing protein, translated as MALVALIDEAVFHQILGWNHFYDKSTTAVGLFSDGLFHTFSWFATVASLFLLADFKRRNFFWLKRWISGMFLGGGLFQLFDGLVQDKLLEQVKIA; from the coding sequence ATGGCTTTAGTGGCGTTGATTGATGAAGCGGTTTTTCATCAAATTTTAGGATGGAATCATTTTTATGACAAATCAACCACTGCCGTTGGCTTGTTTTCAGATGGCTTATTTCATACATTCAGCTGGTTTGCGACAGTGGCTTCGTTGTTTCTATTGGCAGACTTTAAGAGAAGAAATTTTTTTTGGTTAAAGAGATGGATTAGCGGTATGTTTCTCGGAGGAGGATTATTCCAGCTTTTCGATGGACTTGTTCAAGACAAACTTCTTGAACAAGTCAAAATCGCATAA
- a CDS encoding cytochrome c oxidase assembly protein, translated as MALLLGTLKVSTARKLTRVLKSRLLQFFTNPVTANVLNIGGLYILYTTDLYMLMHQSLVLYGLIHLHVFLAGYLFTLSIIYVDVTPHSYSYMYRAIVLILALAGHKILSKYIYANPPKGVPRADAEAGSMLMYYGGDLIELAIIIFFCYQWYKSTAPRFTNPLYKT; from the coding sequence ATGGCATTATTATTGGGCACATTAAAAGTATCTACTGCGAGAAAGCTTACACGTGTCTTAAAAAGTCGTCTGCTGCAATTTTTCACCAACCCTGTGACGGCTAATGTTCTTAATATAGGTGGCCTTTATATTCTGTATACGACTGATTTGTATATGCTGATGCACCAATCGCTTGTTCTTTATGGACTGATTCATTTGCATGTATTTCTGGCGGGGTACTTATTTACGTTGTCCATTATTTATGTTGACGTTACACCACATAGTTACAGCTATATGTATCGAGCCATTGTATTGATCTTAGCTTTAGCTGGACATAAGATTTTATCCAAGTATATATACGCAAATCCTCCAAAAGGCGTTCCGAGAGCGGATGCAGAAGCAGGCAGTATGCTGATGTATTATGGGGGAGACCTCATTGAACTCGCTATTATTATTTTCTTTTGTTACCAATGGTATAAATCAACTGCACCACGTTTCACAAATCCTTTATACAAAACTTAA
- a CDS encoding MFS transporter: MKNVQIGIKENLLNFILLVVTNFFVGSMVGLERTILPIIGEEDFGLVSTSAALSFIISFGFSKAIVNYFAGAIADRFGRKKVLLVGWSVGLLVPLLVIFASSWWMIVVANIFLGINQGLTWSMTVNMKIDLAKPTQRGFAVGFNEFAGYTGVAVMAAVSGFVASSYSNRPEPFYIGIVIVVIGFALSLIVKDTQAHIKLQASKSTKNTTLSAADIFKNTTYKNKNLSILTFSGLSTNLKDGMAWGLFPIFFASVGLSLSQIGLLVAIYPASWGFFQLFTGFLSDKIGRKKLIVGGMWLQAISLWMILLVNEYSTWIVAAILLGVGTAMVYPTLQASISDIADPSWRASSMGVYRFWRDSGYAFGALFAGILTDLLNVGWAIGLVAILPLSAGIIAAIRLRETLPSLFKENS, encoded by the coding sequence ATGAAAAATGTACAAATTGGCATCAAAGAAAATTTACTGAATTTCATTCTTTTGGTTGTAACAAACTTTTTTGTGGGGTCTATGGTTGGCTTAGAAAGAACCATCCTCCCAATTATCGGTGAAGAAGATTTCGGCTTAGTCTCCACAAGCGCGGCATTATCTTTCATCATTAGTTTTGGATTCTCAAAAGCCATTGTGAACTATTTTGCAGGAGCCATCGCTGATCGGTTTGGAAGAAAAAAAGTATTGCTTGTTGGTTGGAGTGTTGGTTTACTCGTCCCTTTACTCGTGATATTCGCAAGCTCATGGTGGATGATTGTTGTCGCTAATATTTTCTTAGGTATTAATCAGGGACTTACGTGGTCTATGACCGTGAACATGAAAATTGATTTAGCAAAACCTACTCAACGAGGGTTCGCTGTTGGGTTTAATGAATTTGCAGGGTATACGGGAGTAGCGGTAATGGCAGCTGTTTCAGGATTTGTTGCTTCGAGTTATTCAAACCGACCAGAACCTTTTTATATCGGAATTGTCATTGTCGTAATTGGATTTGCTTTGTCACTAATTGTAAAAGATACGCAAGCACACATTAAATTACAAGCTAGCAAGTCTACTAAAAATACGACACTTTCAGCGGCAGATATTTTTAAAAATACAACTTATAAAAATAAAAATTTATCTATCCTCACATTTTCAGGACTAAGCACAAATCTGAAAGATGGTATGGCTTGGGGACTGTTTCCGATATTTTTTGCAAGCGTTGGGCTCAGCTTATCGCAAATCGGATTGCTGGTTGCTATTTATCCGGCTTCCTGGGGCTTTTTCCAACTCTTCACAGGTTTTCTTAGCGATAAAATTGGCAGAAAAAAGTTGATTGTTGGTGGCATGTGGTTACAAGCCATTTCACTATGGATGATTTTGCTCGTGAATGAATACAGTACGTGGATTGTGGCAGCTATCTTGTTAGGTGTTGGGACTGCGATGGTTTATCCAACATTGCAAGCTTCTATAAGCGATATCGCAGATCCGTCATGGAGAGCTTCTTCAATGGGGGTTTATCGTTTTTGGAGAGATAGTGGATATGCTTTTGGGGCATTATTTGCAGGCATATTAACGGATTTACTGAATGTTGGTTGGGCTATCGGGTTAGTGGCTATCTTGCCTTTGAGTGCTGGAATAATCGCAGCAATACGTTTACGCGAAACTTTGCCTAGTTTATTTAAAGAAAATAGTTAA